A genomic region of Branchiostoma lanceolatum isolate klBraLanc5 chromosome 4, klBraLanc5.hap2, whole genome shotgun sequence contains the following coding sequences:
- the LOC136432888 gene encoding mitogen-activated protein kinase-binding protein 1-like isoform X4: protein MERRNKLTRSPSMKRRSKPTPLSDRVTLERVLGLTLTNNCGLASSPVTGVIAYPAGCVVVLFNTKKNKQSHIFNTSRKTISALAFSKDGKYVITGESGHQPGVRVWDVEEKTQVAEFQGHKFGVSCVAFSSNMKYVVSVGYQHDMLVNVWNWRTSTLVASNKVSSKVKSMSFSEDSSYFVTVGNRHVKFWYLDESKASKNLGTVPLLGRSGILGEQRNNFFCDVACGRGMMKASTYCITRSGLLCEFNERRLLDKWVELRTCDSLSYGQDGKTVTTCANCISVSENHIACGCADGVVRLFDPKTLHYICTLPKPHYLGLDVAASVDPSQFITKNDNAKYPSTIAVKYDEQNNKVTCIYDDHSLYVWDVKDEKKIGKAWSFLYHSSCVWGVETYPNVPEGFKAALPAGSFITCGSDDTIRIWNLDSTLHTDTVLKRNIYSNELLKVIYIDESYQNIRDVDYNPAGSNDKTDDSYGGKNGVRCVKVSPDGQHLASGDRCGNIRVHELQFMDQLKYLEAHDGEVLCLEYANPDQTGLNLLASSSRDRLIHIFQADRNYSLLQTLDDHSAAITAVKFTDHNGQLQMLSCGADKALMFRSLQQGPTNTNTDMQFIRNHYILGKCTFYDMDVDITKKYVATACQDRNVRIFNTNSGKLKKGYKGSLGDDGTLIKVQLDPSGMYAVTSCSDKNLSIYDFYSGECVATMFGHSELVTGVKFTPDLKRLISTSGDGCIFVWKLSPVFTQTMKDRLAELGQQLPTEVPKIKIRRDTFAVTDSPCRRETYAVLPTHGPPLVPSANGHSSPPDLNITAPLLQHDLGLTESDFAPARPSLFQKSPEPQLKAEAANVGPEFDYRFSVLPSWAKKQGVEEEVSKSAPDTYSSPSQPRGRWAQRVDDGGIRVKSQLDAETTISLSLSDALERRRLTVEPDAMRDTLLGIAAERGTTGDLLESVQEELSFSLGMSLDQFEKELQSKTPAKQLLSQVGANRNSEPFERPTRLTLNFDRQTSTEVGLHIEDIEGDAEAGEDTGNIIYPAPSQDLIITPDSPFLVKEYFPMSMKKKRLGGETPRKEPEDTGADTGESQEEDSGSNDPDSLEEDGEGDDEEEEEEEDGGGDSLENSEAEEDRISRSLTPSSSSEKPDSETSPQTPEKERFLKHNYENMDVSAALGSEIFGRSLDELKPPAVAEADHFLNPRLSISARFLSRSQQGTSLKRFLPMASVTESGKDLNPVAMTSTANDENLQKKKEEMAMAVDQTRKRLEAMGYKLERASSTDSINSEPTRDLAFPVKDSQSKPVALESRSHSESSGSVSTSRSTTPSSTASGAGTASKASSGVDVPLDIPEKLPSSPPSPPTPSADKENQAFPDTKGGAKSVAKATAQKPVTKSMSMSDLSQKSKSDNKVEACNSPGPHSMTLRARVSQSQPGSPSKPRTLPLPPAKSEPNLADPKDTKKPTKERRRSSLTKDKASRRSSGSAIAAKARGRSRKSEPLSPAVSHPNLATEQGTDKVTKPVRGSAVRRNSVGSCVSRKTSEKAESAKAPSVNVVPPSPTRKSSDVEAVSSDPAEADRRAMPPPPAGFVSASRAKTEVKKPQHAEPKIKSKSDPRQKSSLKEKAAKRKVVNGAVSPPVNKMATQPKPKQSELVAVTPPGSLQRTPVETLQPVSSDQGPTLAVSSDIDEIPERDTSQPHTSHSDSEILEAYDVRASEGPEWLDAWKKCKKTDTPTQSLALDTQPPVVASCITLTSPSRTVKPSPPMPLDITDIIQINLPPAGREQDGPAAVQGDGTTEQGDEGHGDGKDVRVQVTQELQARQKEPIVGLTNTAQQTKVQEHAFLPVKQSAKASAEVPQHGVMEQTEQPEKDSPVSLEVCSQVVEDLRRTFQKAASLHARALHSEVQHKDEVLSMLSATFSSIQNQVTAMNKQSASTSSHSFSPASVQSLSQSISRTRQGSASNVLEEDDTDTSCALSLLERYSEMMVSMVQQKLTHNGVQLSQHTNKPSGT from the exons GTTAAGTCCATGTCATTCTCGGAGGACAGCAGCTATTTTGTCACCGTTGGTAACCGACATGTCAAGTTCTGGTATCTGGATGAATCTAAAGCTTCAAAG AATTTAGGAACAGTGCCATTGCTTGGTCGATCAGGCATCCTGGGAGAACAGAGGAACAACTTCTTCTGTGATGTTGCCTGTGGGCGGGGCATGATGAAGGCCAGTACCTACTGTATCACCAGGTCAGGTCTGCTCTGTGAGTTCAATGAGAGACGCCTTCTGGACAAGTGGGTAGAACTCAGG acgtgtgactctctgtcttatGGACAGGATGGAAAAACTGTA ACAACTTGTGCCAACTGTATCTCTGTATCAGAGAACCACATCGCCTGTGGGTGTGCTGATGGGGTGGTGAGGCTGTTTGACCCCAAAACCCTGCACTATATCTGCACCCTTCCCAAACCCCACTACCTGGGGCTAGATGTTGCTGCTAGTGTTGATCCAAG TCAATTCATCACAAAGAATGACAATGCAAAGTACCCAAGCACAATTGCTGTCAAGTATGATGAACAAAATAATAAG GTGACTTGTATATATGACGACCACAGCCTGTATGTGTGGGATGTGAAAGATGAGAAGAAGATTGGCAAGGCCTGGTCCTTCCTGTACCACAGCTCCTGTGTGTGGGGAGTAGAG ACTTATCCAAATGTCCCAGAAGGGTTCAAGGCAGCCCTTCCAGCTGGTTCCTTCATCACTTGTGGTTCAGACGACACTATCCGGATCTGGAACCTGGACTCCACACTCCACACAGACACTGTTCTCAAGAGGAACATCTACAGTAAT GAGCTGTTGAAAGTTATCTATATAGATGAAAGTTACCAGAATATCCGAGATGTGGATTATAACCCAG CTGGGAGCAATGACAAGACAGACGACAGCTATGGAGGGAAGAACGGTGTCCGTTGTGTGAAGGTGAGTCCTGATGGCCAGCACCTGGCTTCAGGAGATCGCTGTGGGAACATCCGTGTCCACGAGCTGCAGTTCATGGACCAGCTGAAGTACCTGGAGGCACACGACGGAGAGGTCCTGTGTCTGGAGTACGCCAACCCAGATCAGACAG GTCTGAATCTTCTTGCCTCCTCCAGCCGTGACAGACTCATTCACATCTTCCAAGCCGACAGGAATTATTCACTGCTGCAGACACTGGACGATCACTCAGCAGCCATTACAGCAGTCAAATTTACAG aTCACAATGGCCAGCTGCAGATGCTGAGTTGTGGGGCTGACAAGGCACTCATGTTCCGCTCACTACAACAG GGGCCAACCAATACCAACACCGACATGCAGTTCATCAGGAACCACTACATTCTGGGCAAGTGCACATTCTATGACATGGATGTGGACATCACCAAGAAGTATGTGGCTACTGCCTGTCAGGATAGAAATGTCAG AATTTTCAACACTAACAGCGGGAAGCTAAAGAAGGGTTACAAAGGCTCATTAGGAGATGATGGCACATTGATAAAG GTGCAACTGGACCCATCAGGAATGTATGCAGTCACCAGCTGTTCTGACAAAAACCTGAGCATCTATGACTTCTACTCAGGAGAATGTGTGGCCACCATGTTTGGACACTCAG AGCTGGTAACAGGTGTCAAGTTTACACCTGATCTGAAGAGATTAATATCCACATCGGGAGACGG CTGCATTTTTGTGTGGAAGCTGTCCCCAGTCTTCACACAGACCATGAAGGATCGGCTGGCAGAGTTGGGACAGCAGCTGCCGACAGAAGTTCCCAAGATTAAAATCAG AAGAGACACCTTTGCAGTGACAGACAGCCCATGCAGAAGAGAGACGTATGCTGTACTCCCAACTCATGGTCCACCTTTAGTACCATCTGCCAATGGACACTCTAGTCCTCCTGACCTTAACATCACAGCCCCACTCCTTCAGCATGACCTCGGGCTGACGGAGTCAGACTTTGCTCCTGCCCGACCTTCGCTCTTTCAGAAGTCACCAGAGCCTCAATTAAAAGCAG AGGCAGCCAATGTTGGCCCAGAGTTTGACTACCGCTTTAGTGTGCTTCCATCCTGGGCCAAAAAACAG gGGGTGGAAGAAGAAGTGAGTAAGAGTGCACCAGATACATATAGCAGTCCATCCCAGCCCCGCGGGCGCTGGGCACAACGTGTGGATGATGGAGGCATCAGGGTCAAGTCACAGTTGGATGCAGAGACcaccatctctctctctctgtctgatgcACTGG AGCGGCGACGCCTGACTGTGGAGCCTGACGCCATGCGGGACACCCTTCTCGGCATTGCTGCTGAAAGAGGAACAACA GGCGACTTGCTTGAATCTGTCCAAGAAGAGCTGTCATTTTCCTTGGGGATGAGTCTTGACCAGTTTGAGAAAGAGCTACAGAGCAAGACACCAGCAAAGCAG CTGTTGAGTCAGGTTGGTGCCAACAGGAACAGTGAGCCATTTGAGAGACCAACCCgactgaccttgaactttgaccggCAGACAAGCACAGAAGTTGGATTACACATCGAAGACATAGAGGGCGATGCAGAGGCTGGTGAGGATACAGGGAACATCATCTACCCCGCCCCCTCCCAGGACCTCATCATCACTCCTGACAG TCCCTTCCTGGTAAAGGAGTACTTCCCCATGAGCATGAAGAAGAAGAGACTTGGTGGAGAGACCCCGAGGAAGGAGCCAGAAGACACTGGAGCTGACACGGGGGAATCCCAGGAGGAAG attcagGCTCAAATGATCCAGATAGCCTAGAGGAGGATGGAGAAGGGGAtgatgaggaagaagaagaggaggaggatggTGGTGGTGATAGTCTGGAGAACTCTGAGGCTGAGGAGGACAGAATCAGCAGATCCCTCACACCATCAAGCTCCTCAGAGAAGCCTGACTCAGAGACTAGTCCACAAACGCCAGAGAAAGAGAGGTTCCTCAAACATAACTATGAGAACATGGATGTGTCTGCTGCATTGGGGAGTGAGATCTTCGGAAGGAGTTTGGATGAGCTGAAGCCACCAGCAGTAGCCGAGGCTGATCATTTCCTTAATCCTAGACTGAGTATTTCTGCCCGTTTCCTGTCACGGTCCCAACAAGGCACGAGCCTGAAAAG ATTCCTTCCCATGGCTTCTGTCACTGAGAGTGGTAAGGACCTTAATCCGGTGGCCATGACAAGCACAGCAAACGATGAGAACCTGcagaaaaagaaggaagaaaTGGCCATGGCTGTCGATCAAACCAGGAAGAGACTGGAAGCT ATGGGTTACAAGCTGGAACGAGCTTCCTCAACAGACAGCATTAATTCTGAACCAACCCGCGACCTGGCATTCCCAGTGAAGGACAGCCAGTCCAAACCAGTTGCGCTTGAGAGCCGCTCCCACAGTGAGAGCTCAGGATCTGTGTCCACCAGTAGGAGTACCACACCATCCAGCACAGCTTCTGGTGCCGGCACAG CATCCAAAGCTAGCAGTGGAGTAGATGTTCCCCTGGACATCCCTGAGAAATTACCCAGCTCTCCTCCTTCCCCTCCAACTCCGTCTGCAGACAAGGAGAACCAGGCCTTTCCAGACACCAAGGGCGGGGCCAAGTCTGTTGCTAAGGCAACCGCTCAGAAGCCAGTAACCAAGAGTATGTCCATGTCAGACCTGTCACAAAAAA GTAAAAGTGACAACAAAGTGGAAGCATGTAATTCACCAGGCCCCCACAGCATGACCTTGCGTGCTAGGGTGAGCCAGTCCCAACCTGGATCACCCTCCAAGCCTCGTACCCTTCCCCTTCCCCCAGCCAAATCTGAACCAAACCTGGCAGATCCCAAAGACACTAAAAAGCCCACAAAAGAGAGGCGGAGATCTTCTCTCACAAAAGACAAGGCCAGTAGAAGGTCCTCTGGGTCGGCAATAGCAGCTAAAGCTCGAGGAAGGTCCAGAAAATCAGAGCCACTGTCTCCAGCCGTCTCACATCCCAACCTGGCCACAGAACAGGGAACAGATAAAGTGACCAAACCTGTGCGAGGCAGTGCTGTCAGGAGAAACTCTGTGGGTAGTTGTGTGAGCAGAAAAACAAGTGAGAAGGCAGAGTCAGCCAAAGCCCCTAGTGTGAATGTTGTTCCTCCAAGTCCCACACGAAAATCATCAGATGTGGAAGCTGTCAGTAGTGACCCTGCTGAAGCTGACAGGCGTGCCATGCCTCCTCCGCCTGCTGGATTTGTGTCTGCAAGCAGAGCCAAAACAGAAGTAAAAAAGCCACAGCATGCTGAACCAAAGATCAAATCCAAATCTGACCCCAGACAGAAGTCGTCTTTGAAGGAAAAAGCAGCAAAGAGGAAAGTTGTGAATGGTGCAGTGTCTCCACCTGTCAACAAGATGGCAACTCAGCCAAAGCCTAAGCAGTCAGAGCTGGTGGCTGTGACACCTCCAGGGTCGTTACAAAGAACTCCTGTTGAAACATTGCAGCCAGTCTCCTCTGATCAAGGACCAACTCTAGCAGTATCATCAGACATAGACGAGATCCCAGAAAGGGATACCAGCCAACCTCATACCTCTCATTCTGACAGTGAAATCTTAGAAGCCTATGATGTCCGTGCCTCTGAGGGCCCAGAGTGGCTAGATGCATGGAAAAAGTGTAAGAAAACAGACACTCCAACACAGTCCCTGGCTCTGGATACACAGCCTCCTGTGGTTGCCAGTTGCATTACTCTGACCAGCCCATCCAGGACGGTGAAGCCCAGCCCCCCCATGCCACTGGACATCACAGACATCATTCAAATCAACCTGCCCCCGGCTGGCAGGGAGCAGGATGGACCTGCGGCAGTGCAGGGGGATGGCACCACTGAACAGGGAGATGAAGGACATGGAGATGGCAAAGATGTGCGTGTACAGGTGACCCAGGAGCTGCAGGCCAGACAGAAAGAACCCATTGTTGGGCTAACTAACACAGCACAACAGACAAAAGTTCAGGAACATGCATTCCTCCCTGTTAAACAGTCTGCTAAAGCTTCTGCAGAGGTTCCACAGCATGGAGTGATGGAGCAGACAGAACAGCCAGAGAAAG ATTCTCCTGTCTCCTTGGAGGTGTGTTCCCAAGTTGTGGAGGATCTCCGCAGAACATTCCAAAAAGCAGCTAGTCTTCATGCTAGG gCTCTGCATAGTGAGGTCCAACACAAAGATGAGGTCCTGTCCATGCTGTCAGCCACCTTCTCCTCCATACAGAACCAAGTTACTGCAATGAACAAACAGAGTGCTTCCACAAGTAGCCACTCTTTCTCACCAGCATCTGTCCAGTCCCTGTCTCAGAGTATTTCAAGGACCCGTCAAGGCTCTGCCTCGAATGTGTTGGAGGAAGATGATACAGACACATCCTGTGCTCTGTCTCTCCTGGAGAGATACTCAGAAATGATGGTCAGCATGGTGCAGCAGAAGCTGACCCACAATGGTGTACAGCTTTCACAGCATACAAACAAACCCAGTGGAACCTGA